The Serinus canaria isolate serCan28SL12 chromosome 2, serCan2020, whole genome shotgun sequence genomic interval GGAAAGAGGGGAGCATCTGGGGGTGAGCCTGGAGCAAGGAGGGGACCCCAAATCCTAGGACAGCATCCCCTGTCGAACTGGCTTACGTAGGCCACGCCGCTGCCGCTGAGCCCGGTGTGGATGTCGATGTAGGATTCGGGGACCTCCTCGCAGAGGCCGCAGGAGGACAGGAGGCTTTTCAGGAGCGCGGCTTCCTCGTCACCTGCGTTGCTGCCCCGAGAAAAGACCATGGCCCCTGCCTGCACCACGCAGGGCAGGTTGGGCATGATCCGCAGCACTTTGGTCCAGGgcgggaggagctgggaaaagatGGGGATGGGAGAaggggtgccagccctgggaagagCCCAAGGGTGCCTGGAGACACCGGTGGGTGTCACCCATCAGGCTGGCGGAGAAGTGAGGAGCATGGGGAGGGAGGTAGAGGGGCAGCTGGGTGGGGACAATGCCACAGAGGTGTGTCCTGCATGGGCCTGGGTGCAAatggaggagaaaggagaggaggaggaggaaaggaggaagaggagaatgagagatgaaaaagaaggaagagaaaaggaggagaaggaggaggagaaggagagaaggaagagagaaggagaagagaaagagaaccAGGATGAGgacaaggaaaaaggagaagagaaggaggaggaggtggatgaggaggaagaggaggaggagaagaaggaggaagaagaaaaagaaaggaggagcagaaggagagaagaaggaggagaggaaggggaaacagcaaaaggagaggaggagaaggagaaggagaaggagaaggagaaggagaaggagaaggagaaggagaaggagaaggagaaggagaaggaggagaggagaaggaggagtcTCACCCGTTGCAGTGTCTGGATGGTGACACCAGCCACCAGTGACACGACAATGTGTTGGGACCCCACAGCAGGACGGATCTCCTCCAGGACACTCGGCAGGATGTGGGGTTTAGTGGCCAGGAAGACCAGGGTGCTCCTGTACACCACTTCCAGGTTACAGTGCGTGGTCCGGCAGCCCAactcctgcccagggacagggagagggatcacagcccagcacccccaaaaacagcatcccaaaaacagcaccctcccctccccacccatgGTAACGGCACATCCAGAGGCAGGGACACGGCCTGGGGACCTGCTCTGGCCACAAAGCCACCGAGGCTCTGCCTGGATCTCACCCAGATCTGGGAAGGATGAGCCAAACCCCAATGTGGGGGAAAGGGTGCTCTGACCCCACAGTGaaggacaccccaaaatctcCCACCCCCTTGGCCCCACTCACCCGCCAAGCATCCAGGTTTTTGTCCGAGGGAGCGCTGGCCAGGACGTTGCTGGCTGGAACCTTCCCttgggggacacagggaatggggtgAGTGGCCAGGGTggccccagggacaccccagcacagcccagacacCCTGACTTCCACTAGGATGTGATTTCTCCAATCCCAGAATCATCCCAAAGGGGGACATGGAGCAAAGGGGGCTGAGGACGGATCCTGCTGTGTTGGCTGGCACTGGTTGTGTCAGGGTGCAGTGACAATGGAGGTGGCCCTAatgggcagggctgtccccacacTGTGCTATGGGACAGGGACAATCTGGGACACacaaggagcagggacagggctgtaCTCTCACTATCTgtgggacagggatgtcccaatgtccccataCTGATCTGGGGAACAGGGACCCTGGGGGACTGGGCtaggacagggatgtccccatgtcccaaCACTGATCCGTAGGACAGGGAcaccagagaagagcagagtcCCCGGGGAAGAGTGGCAGGAAagggctgtccccatgtccttcCAGTGTAGGACAGGAACCCGGGGAGGGGCTGGGACCTTGGGAATAGGCCAAGGTAGGGCTGTCCCCATGTCGCTCCAATAGAACACAGGGACCTGGGGAAGGGCTAGGACCTTGGGAACGAGCCAGAACAGGGTTGTCCCCACGTCCCTGCACAGGGATCCAGGGGCGGGCTGGCACTTTCGGAGCGGGTCAGGACGCgactgtccccatgtccctccACTGGACAACAGGGAAGGGAGTGCAGGGAGCGTCCAGAGCAGcgctgtccccatgtccccccacACTTCCCCGCGCCACAGGACGCGCAGGGACGCCGGGAAGGCGCCAAACCAGGACTGTCCCCATGTCTCCTCCCCTGCCCGTGTGTCACGGAGCCTCCGGTCGCCCCCCGTGCCGTACCCGCCTGCAGCAGCCCCCGGACGAGTCCCCCGGCCATGCGCCCGGCGCCCACGAACCCGACCCAGAGCTCAGACGCC includes:
- the PYCR3 gene encoding pyrroline-5-carboxylate reductase 3 isoform X2 translates to MEASELWVGFVGAGRMAGGLVRGLLQAGKVPASNVLASAPSDKNLDAWRELGCRTTHCNLEVVYRSTLVFLATKPHILPSVLEEIRPAVGSQHIVVSLVAGVTIQTLQRAGAMVFSRGSNAGDEEAALLKSLLSSCGLCEEVPESYIDIHTGLSGSGVAYVYLFAEALAEGAVKMGMPGALASRIAAQTLLGAAKMLLETGEHPAKLRGDVCTPGGTTIYALHQLEKGALRATVMDAVEAATNRACDMAKD
- the PYCR3 gene encoding pyrroline-5-carboxylate reductase 3 isoform X1 — translated: MEASELWVGFVGAGRMAGGLVRGLLQAGKVPASNVLASAPSDKNLDAWRELGCRTTHCNLEVVYRSTLVFLATKPHILPSVLEEIRPAVGSQHIVVSLVAGVTIQTLQRLLPPWTKVLRIMPNLPCVVQAGAMVFSRGSNAGDEEAALLKSLLSSCGLCEEVPESYIDIHTGLSGSGVAYVYLFAEALAEGAVKMGMPGALASRIAAQTLLGAAKMLLETGEHPAKLRGDVCTPGGTTIYALHQLEKGALRATVMDAVEAATNRACDMAKD